One genomic region from Halomicrobium zhouii encodes:
- a CDS encoding 3-dehydroquinate synthase II: protein MTRSVWLKADSSVGDWEARKRRITAGLEAGVDWVLVDEVDVDRVRDLGEVNVAAFSSGDVHVMDAEAADVDADATIVGKDGEGDGTVDLPNDFSGSADLSALRQDSATPQGGYVRIRGKEYEEFAEAVADESAFTIVIGDDWQIIPLENLIARVGEETELITGVQTAEDARTAYETLEIGADGVLLDSDDPDEIRRTVEVRDEMGRETLDMQWAEVTDVEQTGSADRVCIDTGNLMEHDEGMLVGSMARGLFFVHAETAESPYVASRPFRVNAGAVHAYVRTPDGGTKYLSELQSGDEVQVVDANGNTREAIVGRAKIEKRPMFRVQAETEGGDRIETLLQNAETIKIRTRDGRKAVTDLEAGDEILVYLEDAARHFGEAVEESIIEK, encoded by the coding sequence ATGACACGATCCGTGTGGCTCAAGGCCGACAGCTCCGTCGGCGACTGGGAGGCCAGGAAGCGACGCATCACCGCCGGCCTGGAGGCCGGCGTCGACTGGGTCCTCGTCGACGAGGTCGACGTCGACCGCGTGCGGGATCTGGGCGAAGTCAACGTGGCCGCCTTCTCCAGCGGCGACGTCCACGTGATGGACGCCGAGGCCGCCGACGTCGATGCCGACGCCACCATCGTCGGCAAGGACGGCGAGGGCGACGGGACCGTCGACCTCCCCAACGACTTCTCCGGTTCGGCGGATCTCTCGGCGCTCCGCCAGGACAGCGCCACCCCACAGGGCGGTTACGTCCGGATCCGCGGCAAGGAGTACGAGGAGTTCGCCGAGGCCGTCGCCGACGAGTCAGCGTTCACCATCGTCATCGGCGACGACTGGCAGATCATCCCCCTGGAGAACCTCATCGCCCGCGTCGGCGAGGAGACCGAACTCATCACCGGCGTCCAGACGGCCGAGGACGCCCGCACCGCCTACGAGACGCTCGAAATCGGCGCCGACGGCGTCTTGCTCGACTCTGACGACCCAGACGAGATCCGCCGCACCGTCGAGGTCCGCGACGAGATGGGCCGTGAGACCCTGGACATGCAGTGGGCCGAGGTCACCGACGTCGAGCAGACCGGCTCGGCCGACCGCGTCTGTATCGACACCGGCAACCTCATGGAACACGACGAGGGAATGCTCGTCGGCTCGATGGCCCGCGGGCTCTTCTTCGTCCACGCCGAGACCGCCGAGTCCCCCTACGTCGCCTCCCGCCCCTTCCGCGTCAACGCCGGCGCGGTTCACGCCTACGTCCGCACGCCCGACGGCGGCACGAAGTACCTCTCCGAGCTCCAGAGTGGCGACGAGGTCCAGGTCGTCGACGCGAACGGCAACACCCGCGAGGCTATCGTCGGTCGCGCCAAGATAGAGAAGCGCCCGATGTTCCGCGTCCAGGCAGAGACAGAGGGCGGGGACCGCATCGAGACGCTCCTCCAGAACGCCGAGACCATCAAGATCCGGACACGTGACGGGCGCAAGGCCGTCACCGACCTCGAAGCCGGCGATGAAATCCTCGTCTACCTCGAGGATGCCGCACGGCACTTCGGCGAGGCCGTCGAAGAGTCGATCATCGAGAAGTAG
- a CDS encoding SDR family NAD(P)-dependent oxidoreductase yields MGDAAFDFDGETVIVTGGSSGIGRATAIAFGDAGATVVVADIREEPKDLDAEVATHELIRERGGTAEYVETDVSDSDDVESVVAAARELGGVDVMVNNAALFAGGGIRDLDVDDFDAMLRVNARGVMLGTQVAANDMLDRDEPGCVVNTASISSTYAQYGQVGYDATKGAVRMLTRGAALDLAETGVRVNAVAPGQIATEFLEGWTEEAQESVDSDGFLKDVPMGRAGTPADVAPAICYLASDAAGYTTGELLHVDGGWHVC; encoded by the coding sequence ATGGGAGACGCGGCGTTCGACTTCGACGGCGAGACGGTGATCGTGACCGGTGGGAGTTCCGGCATCGGGCGTGCGACGGCTATCGCTTTCGGCGATGCGGGTGCCACCGTCGTCGTCGCCGACATCCGCGAGGAGCCGAAGGATCTGGACGCCGAAGTAGCGACTCACGAACTGATCCGCGAGCGCGGTGGGACTGCGGAGTACGTGGAGACCGACGTCTCGGACTCTGACGACGTCGAGAGCGTCGTCGCGGCCGCACGCGAGCTCGGCGGCGTCGACGTGATGGTCAACAACGCCGCGCTGTTCGCCGGCGGCGGGATCAGGGACCTCGACGTGGACGACTTCGACGCGATGTTGCGCGTCAACGCCAGGGGCGTCATGCTCGGGACGCAGGTCGCCGCCAACGACATGCTCGACCGGGACGAGCCTGGGTGTGTCGTCAACACCGCCTCCATCAGCTCGACGTACGCCCAGTACGGCCAGGTTGGCTACGACGCGACCAAGGGCGCGGTCCGGATGCTCACCCGCGGCGCCGCCCTCGACCTGGCCGAGACGGGCGTCCGGGTCAACGCCGTCGCGCCCGGACAGATCGCGACGGAGTTCCTCGAGGGGTGGACCGAGGAGGCACAGGAGTCCGTCGACTCCGACGGGTTCCTGAAGGACGTCCCGATGGGACGGGCCGGCACCCCGGCCGATGTCGCGCCGGCCATCTGCTATCTCGCCAGCGACGCCGCCGGCTACACCACCGGCGAACTCCTCCACGTCGACGGCGGCTGGCACGTCTGTTGA
- a CDS encoding P-loop NTPase encodes MPDSTVFAVASAKGGVGKTTTSINLGTALAARDLDVVVVELDLAMANVVDFLSLDFDDGADPSMHDVLAGDVPVTAALYDAPGGATVAPSGTALDALDAIDMSHLPDAIETLRDRFDVVVLDTGAGVNSATTTAVSVADETILVSTPRVASVRDTEKTRTIVEKRGGDVAGLVLTQDGTGSSPGSDRLAGFLEVPLLCTVPQDASIHESQDAGVPVVERLPDCDAARAYTEGAAALAESRLEPDAPEESAAAESETVVGGAPERDDSGAHAPPATSSTDSGSAGSDSEVEPTGSASRAESTDEPDQPTDEPDQPTDELETAPPSKETLEADGWTFPGAGDTETTDEPDRPEIDVVSRERANRAVRPLTSDGGDASYLDVDSDDQSTEDANSAQKDVRTSDDAPASDESDGENPEAADDADENPDDESPDSLAGRVTALLRRSG; translated from the coding sequence ATGCCAGATAGCACGGTGTTCGCCGTGGCAAGTGCCAAGGGAGGCGTCGGTAAAACGACGACCAGTATCAATCTTGGAACCGCACTTGCCGCCCGGGACCTCGACGTCGTCGTCGTGGAACTGGATCTCGCGATGGCGAACGTCGTGGACTTCCTCTCGCTCGACTTCGACGACGGGGCCGACCCGTCGATGCACGACGTCCTCGCTGGCGACGTCCCAGTGACGGCGGCCCTCTACGACGCCCCCGGCGGCGCGACAGTCGCACCCAGCGGCACCGCGCTCGACGCACTCGACGCCATCGACATGAGCCACCTTCCGGACGCCATCGAGACGCTCCGGGACCGCTTCGACGTCGTCGTCCTCGACACCGGCGCCGGCGTCAACAGCGCGACGACGACGGCCGTCTCGGTGGCCGACGAGACCATCCTCGTCTCCACGCCGCGGGTCGCCTCCGTCAGGGACACGGAGAAGACCCGCACCATCGTCGAGAAGCGCGGCGGCGACGTCGCCGGCCTCGTCCTCACGCAGGACGGGACCGGATCCTCGCCCGGGTCCGACCGCCTCGCCGGGTTCCTGGAGGTTCCCCTGCTCTGTACGGTCCCCCAGGACGCGTCTATCCACGAGTCACAGGACGCCGGCGTGCCCGTTGTCGAACGGCTCCCCGACTGTGACGCGGCCCGAGCGTACACCGAGGGCGCCGCAGCGCTCGCCGAGTCGCGACTCGAACCCGACGCCCCCGAGGAGTCGGCTGCCGCGGAATCCGAAACGGTCGTCGGCGGAGCCCCCGAGAGAGACGACTCCGGCGCCCACGCTCCGCCGGCCACGTCATCCACGGATTCCGGGTCTGCCGGTTCAGACTCCGAGGTCGAGCCGACCGGATCTGCCTCCCGTGCGGAGTCGACCGACGAACCCGACCAACCGACCGACGAACCCGACCAACCGACCGACGAACTGGAGACCGCACCGCCGTCGAAGGAGACGCTGGAAGCCGACGGGTGGACGTTCCCCGGCGCCGGCGACACCGAGACCACCGACGAACCCGACCGCCCGGAGATCGACGTCGTGAGTCGCGAACGGGCGAACCGGGCCGTCCGCCCGCTCACCTCCGACGGCGGCGACGCGTCGTACCTCGACGTGGACTCTGACGACCAGTCGACAGAGGACGCTAACTCTGCCCAGAAAGACGTCAGGACCTCGGACGATGCACCAGCGTCGGACGAATCAGACGGGGAGAACCCGGAAGCCGCGGACGACGCCGACGAGAACCCGGACGACGAATCCCCCGACTCGCTGGCCGGCCGGGTCACGGCGCTCCTTCGCCGTTCCGGGTAG
- a CDS encoding 2-amino-3,7-dideoxy-D-threo-hept-6-ulosonate synthase, with amino-acid sequence MTAGKSARLDRIGTGGKYLVVPMDHGVTMGAVDGLVDLESTVSDITDGGADAVLTQRGVADRVHPNLGGAGYIVHLNGSTTIGPDEADKRPTGTVEDAIRAGADAVSFHINVGSDHEPDQITGLSEVTSAAQRYGLPVLAMTYARGHDVRDDDPELFAEDLGHAVRLGEELGADVVKTAYSGSPETFERVVESTSLPVVIAGGSRGTDEETLDMVRGAMDAGGAGVSMGRSIFQHEDPRAITQAVSKVVHDDAEAADALREVGLTVEA; translated from the coding sequence ATGACCGCTGGCAAATCTGCACGACTCGACCGGATCGGGACAGGCGGGAAGTACCTCGTCGTCCCGATGGACCACGGCGTCACGATGGGCGCAGTGGACGGTCTCGTGGACCTCGAATCGACAGTCTCGGACATCACCGACGGGGGCGCCGACGCCGTCCTCACCCAGCGCGGCGTCGCGGATCGGGTCCACCCCAACCTCGGCGGCGCGGGCTACATCGTCCACCTCAACGGCTCGACGACCATCGGCCCCGACGAGGCCGACAAGCGTCCGACCGGCACCGTCGAGGACGCCATCCGCGCCGGCGCCGACGCCGTCTCGTTCCACATCAACGTCGGCTCCGACCACGAACCCGACCAGATCACGGGCCTCTCGGAGGTCACCAGCGCCGCCCAGCGCTACGGCCTCCCCGTCCTCGCGATGACGTACGCGCGCGGCCACGACGTCCGCGACGACGACCCGGAACTGTTCGCCGAGGACCTGGGCCACGCCGTGCGCCTGGGCGAGGAACTCGGCGCCGACGTCGTCAAGACCGCCTACAGTGGCTCACCGGAGACCTTCGAGCGCGTCGTCGAGTCGACGTCGCTCCCGGTCGTCATCGCCGGCGGTTCGCGCGGCACCGACGAGGAGACCCTCGACATGGTCCGCGGCGCGATGGACGCCGGCGGCGCCGGCGTCTCGATGGGCCGCTCTATCTTCCAGCACGAGGACCCGCGCGCGATCACGCAGGCCGTCTCCAAGGTCGTCCACGACGACGCGGAGGCCGCCGACGCGCTGCGAGAGGTCGGACTCACCGTCGAAGCCTGA
- the trpA gene encoding tryptophan synthase subunit alpha has product MSLEQVFADEPAFVPYLAAGDPDYDSSIEYVEALARGGADVVELGLPFSEPIAEGPTIQEAVVRSLEAGMTPERFFEFVEDLDVDVPLVCMTYYNLIYQYGSGEGPRPFVEKAAEVGIQGFVVPDLPAEEAGPLRAACDEFGLDLVFIVAPTTEGERLERMMEHVSGYVYVQARLGVTGARDDVSDHTEQSLARLSQWDVPKAVGFGIKTGDHAERIVSAGADGVIVGSALVDIIAEGHENGDAVADVADRLEAKARELKDGALRGGRERPQPEHK; this is encoded by the coding sequence ATGAGCCTGGAGCAGGTCTTCGCCGACGAACCCGCCTTCGTCCCGTACCTCGCGGCGGGCGACCCGGACTACGACTCGTCCATCGAGTACGTCGAAGCGCTGGCCCGCGGCGGCGCCGACGTCGTCGAACTCGGCCTGCCGTTCTCGGAGCCCATCGCCGAGGGGCCGACCATCCAGGAGGCCGTCGTCCGGTCGCTGGAAGCGGGCATGACGCCCGAGCGATTCTTCGAGTTCGTCGAAGACCTGGACGTCGACGTGCCGCTGGTCTGTATGACCTACTACAACCTGATCTACCAGTACGGATCTGGTGAAGGGCCCCGGCCCTTCGTCGAGAAAGCAGCCGAGGTCGGTATCCAGGGCTTCGTCGTGCCCGACCTCCCCGCCGAAGAGGCGGGACCGCTCCGGGCGGCCTGCGACGAGTTCGGCCTCGACCTGGTGTTCATCGTCGCGCCGACGACCGAGGGCGAGCGCCTCGAACGAATGATGGAGCACGTCTCGGGCTACGTCTACGTCCAGGCTCGCCTGGGCGTGACGGGCGCGCGCGACGACGTCTCGGACCACACCGAACAGTCGCTGGCCCGACTGTCCCAGTGGGACGTCCCGAAGGCCGTCGGCTTCGGCATCAAGACCGGCGACCACGCCGAGCGGATCGTCTCGGCGGGCGCCGACGGCGTCATCGTCGGCAGCGCGCTGGTCGACATCATCGCCGAGGGCCACGAGAACGGCGACGCCGTCGCGGACGTCGCCGACCGCCTCGAAGCGAAGGCGCGGGAACTGAAAGACGGTGCGCTCCGCGGCGGACGGGAACGGCCGCAACCGGAACACAAATAA
- the trpB gene encoding tryptophan synthase subunit beta translates to MSSESTFGDYGGQYVPEALMPAIEELTDAYERYVLDNEDGFVDEFRERLADFGGRPTPLQYAEQLSERYDTDVYLKREDLVHGGAHKLNNALGQVLLAKYMGKERIIAETGAGQHGTATAMACAHLGMPCEIYMGETDIARQRPNVFRMRINGAEVNPVTTGRGTLKEAISETMRDWATTVETTHYVIGSVVGPAPFPAMVRDFQAVISEEAREQAQEKIGSLPDSVLACAGGGSNTMGAFANFVDDEGVDLYAVEAGGSSLSVDEEKGVAPNSASLSTGDEGVLHGARTKLLQDSHGQIMESHSVSAGLDYAGVGPELAHLVDEKRVQAVNVDDDAALDAFHRLSQEEGIIPALESSHALGFLHEHHDELGDSVVVNVSGRGDKDLETVIEETSKRDLDSAPDLSVFREVGGGL, encoded by the coding sequence ATGAGTAGCGAATCCACCTTCGGCGACTACGGCGGCCAGTACGTCCCAGAGGCGCTGATGCCCGCCATCGAAGAACTGACCGACGCGTACGAGCGGTACGTGCTCGACAACGAGGACGGTTTCGTGGACGAGTTCCGCGAGCGGCTGGCGGACTTCGGCGGGCGCCCCACGCCGCTGCAGTACGCCGAACAGCTCTCCGAGCGCTACGACACCGACGTCTACCTCAAGCGCGAGGACCTGGTCCACGGCGGCGCCCACAAGCTCAACAACGCCCTCGGGCAGGTCCTGCTGGCGAAGTACATGGGCAAGGAGCGCATCATCGCCGAGACGGGCGCGGGCCAGCACGGCACCGCGACGGCGATGGCGTGTGCCCACCTCGGGATGCCCTGCGAGATATACATGGGCGAGACCGACATCGCCCGCCAGCGACCCAACGTCTTCCGGATGCGGATCAACGGTGCCGAGGTCAATCCGGTGACGACGGGACGGGGCACGCTCAAGGAGGCCATCTCGGAGACGATGCGGGACTGGGCGACCACCGTCGAGACGACCCACTACGTCATCGGGAGCGTCGTCGGCCCGGCTCCCTTCCCCGCGATGGTCCGGGACTTCCAGGCCGTCATCAGCGAGGAAGCCAGGGAGCAGGCGCAGGAAAAGATCGGTTCCCTGCCCGACTCGGTGCTCGCCTGCGCCGGCGGCGGGTCGAACACGATGGGCGCGTTCGCGAACTTCGTCGACGACGAAGGGGTCGACCTCTACGCCGTCGAGGCCGGCGGCTCCTCGCTCTCGGTGGACGAGGAGAAGGGCGTCGCCCCCAACTCCGCGTCGCTGTCGACGGGCGACGAGGGCGTCCTCCACGGCGCGCGCACCAAGCTCCTCCAGGACTCTCACGGCCAGATCATGGAGTCCCACAGCGTCTCGGCGGGCCTGGACTACGCAGGCGTCGGCCCGGAACTCGCCCACCTCGTCGACGAGAAGCGAGTCCAGGCCGTCAACGTGGACGACGACGCGGCGCTCGACGCCTTCCACCGCCTCTCGCAGGAGGAGGGGATCATCCCCGCGCTGGAGTCGAGTCACGCGCTCGGGTTCCTCCACGAGCACCACGACGAGCTCGGCGACTCCGTCGTCGTCAACGTCTCCGGCCGCGGCGACAAGGACCTGGAGACCGTCATCGAGGAGACGTCGAAGCGTGACCTCGACTCGGCGCCCGACCTCTCCGTCTTCCGCGAAGTCGGAGGTGGCCTATGA
- the trpC gene encoding indole-3-glycerol phosphate synthase, producing the protein MNSSEGEIAPAVRSILDAARERGGAEGRVSVDAQSLPGAFEAAEADGRVPVVAEVKPTSPTTDGERTDDPVELAEQMVAGGAAALSVLTEPDHFGGSPETLERVRAAVDVPVLRKDFVLHEEQLDVVESDVVLLIVRFLHEENTDDLADLLEAARERGFQVLVETHTAAEVEEAIDAGAEIIGVNNRDLGELEVDLGTFEDVAPSVPENVTLIAESGIATPDDVARMRAAGADALLVGSAIMGVSGSKVTGGSSDERSESDGGDVTENTRELTTTETT; encoded by the coding sequence ATGAACTCCAGTGAGGGTGAGATAGCACCGGCGGTCCGGTCGATACTCGACGCCGCGCGCGAGCGGGGCGGCGCCGAGGGCCGGGTCTCCGTCGACGCGCAGTCGCTCCCGGGGGCGTTCGAGGCCGCCGAGGCGGACGGCAGAGTGCCGGTCGTCGCCGAAGTGAAACCGACGAGTCCGACGACCGACGGCGAGCGGACCGACGACCCGGTCGAACTCGCCGAGCAGATGGTCGCAGGCGGCGCGGCCGCGCTGTCGGTGCTGACCGAGCCGGACCACTTCGGCGGGTCGCCGGAGACGCTCGAGCGCGTGCGCGCCGCCGTCGACGTTCCAGTGCTGCGAAAGGACTTCGTGCTGCACGAGGAGCAACTGGACGTCGTCGAATCTGACGTTGTCCTGCTGATCGTTCGGTTCCTCCACGAGGAGAACACAGACGACCTGGCTGACCTCCTCGAGGCGGCGCGTGAGCGTGGTTTCCAGGTGCTCGTCGAGACCCACACCGCTGCGGAAGTCGAGGAAGCCATCGACGCGGGCGCGGAGATAATCGGCGTCAACAACCGGGACCTCGGCGAACTTGAAGTCGACCTGGGGACGTTCGAGGACGTTGCACCTTCGGTTCCGGAGAACGTCACCCTGATAGCGGAGAGCGGCATAGCGACGCCCGACGACGTCGCGCGGATGCGCGCGGCCGGCGCCGATGCCCTGCTCGTCGGGTCGGCGATCATGGGTGTCTCCGGGAGCAAAGTGACCGGAGGCTCGTCGGACGAGCGGAGCGAGTCCGACGGTGGCGACGTGACCGAGAACACGCGCGAACTGACGACGACGGAGACAACATGA
- a CDS encoding MGMT family protein codes for MEDAGIYARESAYLDRFVQIGAAGEKVISCSFPVTPDEEATDGHPVLERIDAYLQGAEDSFADAQIGLTVPTDYRNVLEAVREIPYGEQGSVQQVAQMAAGLDPNEDEDLITVREALADNPIPLLIPDHRVRDGPSGAPPEVEQKLRSLEDL; via the coding sequence ATGGAAGACGCGGGGATCTACGCGCGCGAGTCGGCGTATCTCGACCGGTTCGTCCAGATCGGAGCGGCGGGCGAGAAGGTCATCAGCTGTTCGTTTCCCGTCACGCCCGACGAGGAGGCCACGGACGGCCACCCGGTGCTCGAGCGGATCGACGCCTACCTCCAGGGCGCCGAGGACAGCTTCGCCGACGCCCAGATCGGACTCACAGTGCCGACGGACTACCGCAACGTGCTCGAAGCGGTCCGCGAGATACCGTACGGCGAACAGGGGAGCGTCCAGCAGGTCGCCCAGATGGCCGCCGGCCTCGACCCGAACGAGGACGAGGACCTGATCACCGTCCGCGAGGCGCTGGCGGACAATCCGATCCCGCTGCTCATCCCCGACCACCGCGTCCGCGACGGGCCGAGCGGCGCGCCGCCGGAAGTCGAACAGAAACTGCGGTCCCTCGAAGACCTCTGA
- a CDS encoding CPBP family intramembrane glutamic endopeptidase: MTRWAAFVGLTGVVVTLLLVLARLSQSVVSDRSTVSNGNRSRPFGGTTTRGDHRTDPVIPRFERRGSDVASGGRVHVDGLELTTGALLANVALTQGVFGGLLAAGAFYFQIPVAALGVGGAPLSSGALGIAVGVAFGVVLWLGNETAGRVADATGAGYDESLRAMLAPDSLGGWVLLLGVVLPTIAFVEEFIFRAAAVGAVAAGFGISPWLPAVVSSLAFGVAHGAQGRVGVVVTGTLGFALAAGFVLTESLLVVVVAHYLVNALELVVHEGLGVGRGSEHV, encoded by the coding sequence GTGACCAGGTGGGCCGCATTCGTCGGCCTCACCGGCGTCGTCGTGACATTATTACTCGTTTTGGCTCGGCTCTCACAGTCAGTCGTCAGCGACCGCTCTACAGTCTCGAACGGCAACAGGTCGCGCCCGTTCGGCGGCACGACGACCCGCGGCGACCATCGGACCGACCCCGTTATCCCGCGGTTCGAACGACGCGGGTCCGACGTCGCGTCGGGCGGCCGCGTCCACGTCGACGGGCTCGAACTCACGACCGGCGCGCTCCTGGCGAACGTCGCGCTCACGCAGGGCGTCTTCGGCGGCCTGCTCGCCGCTGGCGCGTTCTACTTCCAGATACCCGTCGCCGCACTCGGCGTCGGCGGGGCACCGCTGTCGTCCGGCGCGCTCGGCATCGCCGTCGGCGTCGCGTTCGGCGTCGTCCTCTGGCTGGGGAACGAGACGGCCGGTCGGGTGGCCGACGCCACCGGCGCGGGCTACGACGAGTCCCTCCGGGCGATGCTGGCGCCCGACTCGCTCGGCGGGTGGGTGCTGCTGCTCGGCGTCGTGCTCCCGACCATCGCGTTCGTCGAGGAGTTCATCTTCCGGGCGGCCGCCGTCGGCGCCGTGGCGGCCGGCTTCGGTATCTCGCCGTGGCTGCCCGCCGTCGTCTCGTCGCTCGCCTTCGGTGTCGCCCACGGTGCACAGGGGCGCGTCGGCGTCGTCGTGACGGGCACGCTCGGCTTCGCGCTCGCGGCGGGGTTCGTCCTCACCGAGAGCCTGCTGGTCGTCGTGGTGGCCCACTACCTCGTCAACGCGCTGGAACTGGTCGTCCACGAGGGCCTCGGCGTCGGCCGCGGTTCCGAACACGTTTAA